CTACAAATAACTCGGGATATATTTATACTATTCCTTCAACGACCACTGTTTATGAACAAGTCATTTATTCCGATTTGCAACTCAATACTTCTGGTATTTCTAAATATTTAGAAAAAGGATATCAAGGAAATATCGGTAGTGATATGCAAAAGAAAGCATTATTTGGTGGTGATATGGGATTGGGATTCGATTTAGGATTTACATACTATCCAGAAAAAAACATTCAAGTTACAGCAAGTGTAATTGATGTAGGATTTATAAAACATAGCAAAGATGTTGAAACATTTACATATAAAGGTTCTTATAAATATGAAGGGATAAATCCAAAGTTTGACGGGAATGCTAATCCTAAAAATGTGTTTGAAGAATTTCAAGCGGCCATTCCTCGAGATACACTTTATGCAGGATATACAACTTTGCGTCCAGTTAAATTCAACGCATCGTATCAATATTCATTTAATGATTCAAGAGGAGGAGACTGTAATTGTAGTGGTGAAGAATCGGAATATAAAAACGCAGTAGGTGGTCAATTGTTTATGATGACTACACCAAGAGCGCCAATAGTTGCTTTGACAGGTTATTACAGACGAAATGTTTTACAAAATTTACAAATGAAGGCAACGTATACTGTAGATACTTTCTCGTATACTAATATTGGTTTAGGACTTTCTGGAAATTTAGGAAAGTTTAATTTGTATTTTTTGGCTGATAATCTCTTGGAATATCGGGATCTGGCTAAAGCCAATAGTTTGTCTTTTCAATTCGGATTTAATTTTATTTTTAAAGAAAGTGATGACTAATTAGTATAGTAACAAGGAACTATTTGATTTTATAATTGCAATACTCTTTCGAAAAAGATCTATGCTAATTTTTAATGATTAAAAATAACTTGAATATTATTCACTAGTTTTTCAAACATTTAATCAAATAATTCACTATATTTGCACGCAATTCAACTAGAAATTGCACCATGATAGCACACAACTCCAAGATTATCGGCGAAGGTTTAACTTACGATGATGTATTATTAGTTCCTAATTACTCGAATGTGCTTCCTCGCGAAGTGAGTATCCAATCAAAATTTTCAAGAAATATAACGCTAAATGTTCCTATTGTATCCGCAGCTATGGATACCGTTACTGAAAGTGCTATGGCTATTGCTATGGCTCAAGAAGGAGGGATAGGTGTATTACATAAAAACATGACTATCGAGCAGCAAGCAGCTAAAGTTCGTAAAGTGAAACGTGCTGAATCAGGTATGATCATTGATCCAGTAACTTTACCGCTTACTTCTACTGTTGCTGATGCTAAAAATGCGATGAAAGAATACGGTATCGGTGGAATTCCTATTGTAGGGGTAAACCAAATACTTAAAGGAATTGTTACTAATAGAGATTTACGTTTTGAAAAAAACAATGCAAGACCTATTATTGAAGTAATGACAAGCGAAAATTTAATTACTGTTGCCGAAGGAACTTCTCTTGAGCAAGCTGAAGTAGTGTTACAAGGTCACAAAATAGAAAAACTTCCAGTAGTAAACGCAGCTAATAAATTAGTGGGTTTAATTACTTTTAGAGATATCACTAAACTAACTCAAAAACCTATTGCTAACAAAGATGTTTTCGGACGTTTGCGTGTAGCGGCAGCTATTGGTGTGACAGGAGATGCAATAGATAGAGCTGAAGCTTTAGTAAATGCGGGTGTAGATGCTATCATTATTGATACTGCACACGGACATACACAAGGTGTAGTGAATACATTAAAAGAGGTGAAAACTAAATTTCCTCAAATCGATGTTATCGTTGGTAACATTGCGACCCCTGAAGCCGCTAAATTTTTAGTTGAAAATGGTGCAGATGGAGTAAAAGTTGGAATTGGGCCTGGTTCAATTTGTACTACTCGTATCGTTGCAGGTGTTGGTTTTCCTCAGTTTTCTGCAGTGTTAGAAGTAGCTGCTGCATTAAAAGGAACAGGTGTGCCCGTTATTGCTGATGGAGGGATTCGTTACACAGGAGATATTCCTAAAGCTATCGCTGCAGGTGCTGATTGTGTGATGTTAGGATCACTTCTTGCAGGTACAAAAGAATCTCCTGGTGAAACAATCATTTTCGAAGGTAGAAAATTTAAGTCGTACCGAGGAATGGGTTCTGTAGAAGCAATGGAAACGGGTTCTAAAGACCGTTATTTCCAAGATGTTGAAGATGATGTGAAAAAATTAGTTCCTGAAGGAATTGTAGGTCGTGTACCGTACAAAGGAGAGTTAAACGAAAGCATGTTACAATTCATTGGTGGTCTTCGTGCCGGAATGGGGTACTGTGGTTCTAAAGACATTCCTACTTTGCAAGAAACAGGACGTTTTGTTCGTATCACTGCTAGCGGAATCAATGAAAGTCACCCACATAATGTTACTATTACAAAAGAAGCTCCTAATTATTCAAGATAATTAAGTAATTCTATAGTTATAAAAAAAAGGCAAAAGTGTTTCACTTTTGCCTTTTTTGTTTCTATTCAGGGAATAAAGAATTCATTAATTTATTGTTTCCTACGATCCATAAAATATCATCTTTTTGAAGTACAATATTGGATTCAGGATTTAGTATTCGTTGTCCATTACGTTCAATTCCTACCAGTAAACCATTCGTTCGTTCCCTAAGTTTTGATTGTCCTACGCTTATTCCAATGAATTCGGCGTTATTCAATTCGATCTGTTTTAAAACAAGGTTATTGTCTACTTTTGTAGGTTCTTTAATTTCATTTTCCTTCAAATAATTAGAAAATTGTTCTACTTGTTCATCGGTACCAATGACGCAAATCTCGTCACCTGGAAACAGACGTTCTAGTTTGTTTGGAATTTGAATGGTCAATTCACCACGTTTTATAAAAGCAATATTGATCCCCAGATCTTCTCGAACTTGCAATTCACGCAACGTTTTTCCTGCCAAATTAGATTCGGCTGCAATTTCAAATGTTGACATATGCCCGTCCCAAGGCGTTAAATTTGCATGGCGGCGGTCTACTTTTTTTATTTCTCTGTTGTTGAGGTTTTTCAAAAAGTGATTTTCAATTTTATGATACTGTGCATGCAGTTGCTTTGGAAAAAAGAAATACAACGTAACCGATGCTACCAAAGCAAAGAATGCAATAATAGGGGAGAAGAAAATATTCAATAAAAATCCAATGTAAAACAAAGCAAGCCCCATTCTAAAAAAGATCATCATCAATATAGGTCCACGGTATTTACGTTCTTTATATAGCGCATCTACTTGCTCTACTGCAACACGACGCAACGATAATGCCCATAAAAATGGCGAAATAACAATAATAGTAATTAAGGCGGCAATCGCGTTTCCAAATTTATTATCAGCCACTAAGGGTAAAACGTAATTTGCCGATAGTAAAATGATCGATGTGATAATGATCGTGTTTAAAATAATTTGCATTAAGTATGCACGTATGACAATTTGCCAAGTACTAACGGCTCGTATAGCTTGCGCATTAGTACTATATCTAGCAATGTTTTTCAACCATTTTTTAGGCAATTTTCTTTCTAATATTTCCGAAAAAGGTACTGCCATCTTCACCATGAAAGGTGTTGTAAATGTTGTAATTGCAGATACCGCCACAACGATAGGGTATAAAAACGAACTCGTCACATTCATTGACATTCCTAGAGTCGCAATAATAAAGGAGAACTCCCCAATTTGCGACAAACTCATTCCTGTTTGTACCGATTGTTTCAAAGGTTGCCCTGATATTAAAGCACCAATAGTCGAACTGATCGATTGACCAAAAATGGTCACAAAAGTCAGGATCATTACTGGTACAGCATGTTCGTACAATGTAACAGGATCAATTAACATCCCAACAGATACAAAAAATATAGCACCAAATAAATCTTTTACGGGTTTTACTAGATGTTCAATATGCTCGGCTTGCGTGGTTTCGGCAATGATGGATCCCATGATAAAAGCACCCAAAGCAGGTGAAAAACCAACATTTGAAGCCAGCATTACCATCATCAAGCAAAGCGCAAGCGAGATAATCAATAGCATTTCATCGGTTAATAAGTCTTTTGCTTTTTTTAATAATGAAGGAATAAAGAAGATTCCACCAATGAACCAAGCGGTCAAAAAGAATACAAGTTTTAAAACCGACATTAATAATTCGGTTCCTGAAAATTTCTGACTCACCGCTACAGTAGATAGTAAAACCATCATTAAAATGGCAACAATATCTTGAACAATCAGCGATCCAATTACGATTCCGGCAAACTTCTTTGCTTTTACGCCCAGTTCGTCAAAGGTTTTGAGGATGATCGTTGTCGAGGAAATCGAGAGGATCACTCCTAGAAAAATCGAGTCCATTTGGCCCCAGCCCATCCATTTCCCTACAAGAAAACCCATTAAAACCATCGTGACAATTTGTGTGACGGCAGTAATAGAGGCAGTTCCGCCCACCTTCATTAGTTTCTTAAAACTAAATTCGAGCCCTAGGCTAAACAGTAAAATAATAACCCCAATCTCGGCCCAAACCTCGACACTCTTGATGTCCTTAACTGATGGGAAAAAGTCAAAGTGATTTCCAGCCAAAAAACCCGCAATAAGATACCCCAAAACCAATGGTTGTTTCAGTTTCTTAAATATTAAAACGGCAATCCCTGCCGTCATCAGGATCAATCCTAAGTCGGTAATAAGTGGTTCAAGATGCGTGCTCGTTTCGGCTACTGTTGCTGCGGTACTCATAATATATTGTTGTAGCTATTCCAGCTTTTCATTTCAAGCTATTGGTCACAAAACTTTTTTATTAGGCATGGTCAGGAGTTTCCTTTGGTCACTCTGCCCACTGCCATAAAAATAGTTTTCTTCCCGCTAGGCTTTCCATTACAATCTGGGCTAGTTATGATTGTATTTATTAATTTCGTTTTTTGAACCTCAAAAGGAGCAATTCAAAAAAAAAGCTATCGATAAAGATAGCTTTTTTCAAAGATTATTTTTCTATAATTTGAACGTTTTGGCCAGTTTTGCCATATTCAAAAAAATAGAAACCTAGAATTTGCAATTTTGCGCATTCTCTTTTAGATTCCTAAGAAATTACTTGGTGTAATTTTCATTAATTCAGCTTTTATTTCTTCAGAAACATCAAGTGTTGCTATAAAACCATGAATCGCTTTTTTATCAATTGCTTCATTAGTTCTTGTCAATCCTTTTAATGCTTCGTATGGATTTGGATACCCCTCACGACGTAAAATCGTCTGGATTGCCTCAGCAACTACTGCCCAGTTTTTCTCTAAATCCTCGTGAAATTTAGATTCGTTCAATAGTAATTTGTTCAATCCTTTCAAAGTAGCTTCAAAGCCTATGATGGTGTGACCAATTGGCACACCTACGTTTCTTAAAACAGTACTATCTGTTAAATCACGTTGCAATCTTGACAACGGTAATTTTGCCGAAAGGTGCTCAAAAATAGCGTTTGCTATTCCTAAATTTCCTTCTGAGTTTTCAAAGTCAATTGGATTCACTTTATGTGGCATAGCCGATGAACCAATTTCTCCTGCTTTGATTTTTTGCTTGAAATATTCCATTGAAACATACGTCCAAATATCTCTATCTAAGTCAATTATTATGGTGTTGATCCTTTTTAAAGCGTCAAAAAACGCTGCAAAGTGATCGTAATGTTCTATTTGTGTGGTTGGGAAGGAGTGGTGTAAACCTAAGATGTCTTCAACAAATTTACCTCCAAATTGTTTCCAGTCAATCTGTGGGTAGGCTACATGATGTGCATTGTAATTTCCTGTTGCTCCACCAAATTTAGCGGCAAACGGAATATTAAATAACAAACGCATTTGCTCTTCAAGACGCTCTACAAAAACACCAATTTCTTTACCCAAACGAGTAGGGGAAGCCGGTTGTCCGTGTGTACGTGCTAGCATAGGAATGTCTTTCCATTCTACACTTAAGTCTTTCAACTTTGAAGTTAAAGTAATTAAGGATGGCATGTATACTTTTTCAAACGCTTCCTTTGTAGAAAGTGGAATCGCAGTATTATTGATATCTTGAGAAGTCAACCCAAAGTGGATGAACTCTTTATATTGAGACAAACCTAATTTTTCAAAAGCATCTTTGATAAAGTACTCTACCGCTTTAACATCGTGGTTGGTTACTTTTTCCGTTTCTTTGATCCAAAGTGCATCTACAGTAGAAAAGTTTTTATAGATGTTACGTAAGCTTTCAAATAAATCTGGGTTTACTCCTTTAAGTTGTGGCAAAGGAATTTCGCACAAAGCAATGAAATACTCGATTTCAACTAATACGCGGTATTTGATTAATGCTTCTTCTGAGAAAAAAGGAGCTAAAGAAAGAGTCTTGTTTCTATATCTTCCGTCGATTGGAGAAATAGCATTCAATTCGTTTAAAGTAGTCATTGTTTTGTTGTTTGTTCGAAAGGCACAAATATAAACTTTTCGTGACAAAATAGAAAACGAATGGTTTTTAAATAAGGTCGATTAGCTTCTTTTTTAATATTTTCATTCCTTCAGAAGCCACTTCTGGAATCACTTCCAGTGGATTTCTCAAATTCGGGATTTTAATGGGTTTTGGATCGATGTAAAAAAGAGGCGTTTCTGGATGTGTAAAATCGATTAATCCTGCGGCGGGATAAACTTGTAATGAGGTACCAATAACAGCAAAATAATCGGCGATTTCAGTAATACGTATCGCCTCTTCCAGTGCGGGAACATCTTCCCCAAACCAAACAATATGAGGTCGTAATTGATTTTGATTGCTATCTAAATCACCAAAATTCAAATCTTCGGTCCAATCTAGGATGTAATTTACGTTTTTTGTACTTCGTACTTTTAATAACTCGCCATGTAAATGCAAAACATTGGTGCTTCCAGCGCGTTCATGTAAATCATCTACGTTTTGTGTAATAATATATACCTCAAATTCATTTTCTAATTCAGCCAGAATTTGATGGCCTAAATTCGGTTGTACTTCTTTGAGTTGTTTTCGTCTTTGGTTATAAAAATCCAGTATTAAGGCAGGATTTTTATGCCAGCCTTCGGGAGTCGCCACATCCATCACGTTATGTCCTTCCCAGAGGCTGTCGCTGTCACGGAAAGTCTTGATGCCACTTTCGGCACTAATTCCTGCTCCCGTTAAAACCACTAATTTCTTTTTCATCATTATTATGAAGTTTTGTCACTAATCCACAAATTTACTATAAATCTGTTTTCAAACTGCCGTTTAATAATGTTGTTTAAAAAAATGGAACGCAGATGACTCGGATTTAAACGGATTGTTCTAAATTTTTGATTTCAATAAAAAAAAGTAATCTGTGAATCCGTGGCTATTTTTCTTTAACTAATAAATTTGCGAATTTGCGGTTAGTTTTCTCGACACAGTTTTTAAAGAATTAGTTAAATATAAATCTGTGAATTCGTGGCTATTTTTTCTTTTTACTATTTTTGCAAAAAAAACTTCTCCATGGTTGATATCGATTACCTTAATTTTCTTGAAAATATCCTGACTGATAACCGCAAAGAGAAATTCCTGAAAGTATTAGAAAACAGAACCAATCATTTTACTATAGCTGTTGAAGATATTTTTCAAATGCACAATACCAGTGCAGTAATGCGCAGTTGTGAAGTTTTTGGAATTCAAGAACTCAATGTTATTGAGCAACGGTACGGGAAAAGTATCGATAAGGAAATTGCGATGGGAGCTCAAAAATGGGTGGATATCAATACCTATGATAGTATAACAGACTGTGTGGATACGTTAAAAAACAAAGGCTACCAAATCATTGCCACGACTCCTCATGACAATGATTGCTTGATGGATGATTTTGATATAACAAAACCCAGTGCCTTATTTTTTGGAACTGAAAGAGACGGACTATCCGAAGAAATTTTAAAACGTGCCGATGGTTTTCTTAAAATTCCTATGGTAGGTTTTACGGAGAGTTTGAATATCTCGGTTTCGGCTTCAATAATCATTCAAAACTTAACCAATAGATTGCGTAATTCCAACATAGATTGGCATCTTTCCGAAGAGGAAATTTTGGTAAAAAGATTGGCTTGGGCCAAAAACTCCATTAAAGATATCAAAAGAATTGAAGCTAGGTATTTTGAGGAAAACCCAATCTAGTATATCAAACACTTAAAAGAGCTTTTAACCGTTAGCTGAGTCATTGCGAGGAACGAAGCAATCGCATCCCGTTTTTCGACAAAGTATGTAATGAGCTTAAGTAAGTAAATAAAGTTTTTTATCATAAACCGCGTTGCAAACGCTACGATTTGTTTTCTAATTTAGGCAGGGTCATTACGAGGAACTAAGCAATCTCATCTAGTATATTCGTAGCAAAAGATTTTGATTGTAGATATGTTTTAGTGGGATAGCTTCGTTCCTCGCTATGACTTTAATTGTGGTGAACTGTTTAGTTTTTGGAATTTTTATTATCGATATTCTTTGTATTTATGGATTGAAAATCCGCGCTATCGTGTTATTAACATTTTGAAATTCATTGTAATCAAATATATATTCTTAAATTGTACTATCCTTACGGGAAACCTCATTCACGTACTTAAATATACAAAACCTCTAGCCCCGATAGCAGTGGAAATCCTCTGGTATTGTGCTAACAAACACCAGAGATTGCAACGAATAGCGGGATTAGCTCAAAAAAAAATCCCCAACTACTTTCGTAATTGAGGAATTTAATTTTATAAAGAAATGAAGTTATTATCCGTTTACAATAACCCATTGACCTGATGCGATTAAGCTTTCAGCTTTTTTGTATTTCATTTCTTGTGTTTGTCCGTTGGCCACGTTTTGAATGGTAACGTTGTCATTGCGATTGATTTTTGGCATATCTCTCACGATAGTCTCTGTAACTTGACGTTGCTGAGTTTGTCCCGCTTCTTGATTGGCCGCTTCGCTATTTGGAATTTCGTCTTTACTTAATTTGTAATCTTCTTTTTGACGTACTTCTACTGCTTCTTGAATTTGCTGATTTTGTTGTGCAGGTAAGTCACCTTTGAACAAGAACGAAATTACTTCTTTATTGATACCATTCAACATAGCATTAAATAAGTTGAAGGCTTCAAATTTATAGATAAGCAATGGATCTTTTTGTTCGTGAACGGCTAGTTGAACCGATTGTTTCAATTCGTCCATTTTGCGTAAGTGCTTTTTCCAAGCTTCATCCACAATTGATAAGGTGATGTTTTTCTCGAAATCAGCGACTAATTGCTTTCCTTCTGTTTCATATGCTTTTTTCAAATCAGTTACTACGTTTAGTGATTTCACACCATCCGTAAATGGAACTACGATACGCTCAAACTGATTGTTTTTGTCTTCGTATACTTCCTTGATGATAGGGAAGGCTTCTCTTGCGCTACGGTCTGTTTTTTCGTTGTAATATTTTAAAGCTTCTTTGTATACTTTTCCTGTTAACTCAATATCAGTTAATTTTACGAAATCACTTTCGCTAACTGGAGAAGTTATAGAGAAATAACGAATTAAATCAAACTCGAAATTTTTGAAATCATTAGATGGTTTTGTATCCTGAATGATCAACTCACAAGTGTCATACAACATGTTAGCAATATCCAGTTTTAGACGTTCTCCAAACAAGGCATGACGACGACGCTTGTACACTACTTCACGTTGTGCATTCATTACATCATCATACTCCAATAAACGCTTACGAACACCAAAGTTGTTTTCTTCTACTTTTTTCTGTGCACGCTCGATTGATTTAGTCATCATCGAATGTTGGATTACTTCTCCTTCTTCTAATCCCATTCTGTCCATTACTTTAGCTACTCTTTCAGAACCAAATAAACGCATTAAGTTATCTTCAAGAGAAACATAAAATTGAGAACTTCCCACATCTCCTTGACGACCAGCACGACCTCTTAACTGACGGTCAACACGACGTGAGTCATGACGTTCCGTACCGATGATTGCCAATCCACCAGCGGCTTTCACTTCGGCAGATAATTTAATATCCGTTCCACGACCTGCCATATTGGTTGCAATGGTTACGATACCAGGTTTTCCAGCTTCTTCAACGATTTGTGCTTCTTGCTTGTGCATTTTGGCATTCAATACATTGTGCGCAACCCCTCTCATTTTTAGCATTCTACTCAATAATTCAGAAATATCAACTGAGGTTGTACCAATAAGAACTGGTCTTCCTGCTTGTGATAAGGCAGTTACATCTTCGATTACTGCATTGAATTTTTCACGAGTTGTTTTGTAGATAAAATCTTCTTTGTCAAGTCGAGCCATTGGTCTATTAGTAGGAATTTCTACTACATCCAATTTATATATTTCCCATAATTCTCCTGCTTCTGTAACCGCCGTTCCAGTCATACCCGCTAATTTGCTGTACATTCTGAAATAGTTTTGTAGTGTTACCGTTGCAAAAGTTTGAGTAGCCGCTTCGATTTTCACATTCTCTTTGGCTTCAATCGCTTGGTGTAGTCCGTCAGAGTAACGACGACCATCCATAATACGACCTGTTTGCTCATCTACAATCATGATTTTGTTATCCATGATTACGTATTCTACATCTTTTTCAAATAAAGAGTACGCTTTTAATAGTTGAGTCAACGTATGAATACGCTCGCTTTTAATAGCAAAATCTTGAAATAATTTTTCTTTTTCTTCTGCTTCAGCGTCTTTGTCTAATTTTTTCTTCTCGATAATTGCAATCTCAGTTCCAATATCTGGAAGAACGAAAAAGTCAGTATCAGTATCTCCTGATAGGTATTTGATACCATTATCAGTCAATTCAACTTGGTTATTTTTTTCTTCAATTACAAAGTACAATGCTTCATCAATCTTGTGCATTTCACGGTTGTTGTCCTGCATGTATTGATTCTCCGTTTTTTGAAGTAGTTGTCTGATTCCTTCTTCACTTAAAAACTTAATCAAAGCTTTGTTTTTAGGTAAACTTCTATAGGCTCTTAAAAGTAAAACACCACCTTCTTTAGTATTTCCTTCTTTGATTAATTTTTTGGCTTCTGATAAAAAGTTGTTGGCCAATTGACGTTGTAAACTTACTAAGTTTTCAATTTTTGGCTTCAATTCATTGAACTCATGACGATCTCCTTGTGGTACTGGACCAGAAATAATTAATGGTGTTCTTGCATCATCAATTAATACAGAATCGACCTCATCGACAATAGCATAATTGTGCTTTCTTTGAACCAAATCATTTGGAGAATGGGTCATGTTATCTCTTAGGTAATCAAAACCAAATTCATTATTAGTTCCGTAAGTGATATCAGCATCATATGCTTTTTTTCTAGCTTCTGTACTTGGTTGGTGATTGTCAATACAATCTACAGTCATACCATGGAATTCAAATAAAGGGGCTTTCCAAGTACTATCACGTTTTGCTAAGTAATCATTTACCGTTACTAAATGCACACCGTTACCAGTCAAAGCATTCAAGTAAAGAGGTAAGGTTGCTACTAATGTTTTTCCTTCTCCCGTTTGCATTTCGGCAATTTTACCTTCGTGCAATACCATTCCACCAATCAGCTGAACATCATAATGAATCATATCCCAAGTAATTTCTTTACCTGCTGCATTCCATTTATTTTGCCATACTGCATTTTCTCCAACAATTGAAACGTAAGGCTTAGCTCCAGAGAATTCTCTGTCTTTGGCTGTAGCAGTAACTGTAATTTCTGAATTGTCTTTGAAACGTCTTGCTGTTTCTTTTACTACTGCAAAAGCTTCAGGAAGAATTTCAAGTAATGTTTTCTCCGATAAATCGTAAGCTTCTTTTTCTAAAGCGTCGATAGCTAAATAAAGGTCTTCTTTTTTATCAATGTCTTCAATGCCTTCAACTTCTTGTTTAAGTGTAGCAATTTTACCGTCAATACCTGCACGAGCTTGTTTTAGCTGGTCTTTGAAAAAGTAGGTACGTGCTCTTAATTCATCATGAGATAATGAAATTAAATTGCTTTCGAAAGTTTTTATTTTATTTAAATAAGGTTGTAAAGCTTTTACATCTTTATCAGATTTGTCTCCAACAAAGGCTTTAATAATGCTGTTTATGAAACTCATAATTATATCGTATTTCTAATTTTATTTTATCGTGTAAATTTAACCAAAAAAAAAGCCTCTTTTGAGACTTTTTCTTTTGTTTATTCTTTAATATTCATCCTCATTCCAAAGATAATCTTCGTCAGTAGGGTAATCAGGCCAAATTTCTTCCATTGACTCGTATATCTCGCCTTCATCTTCAATAGACTGTAGGTTTTCTACTACTTCTAAAGGAGCACCAGCACGTATAGCGTAATCAATAAGTTCATCCTTGTTAGCAGGCCACGGCGCATCACTAAGATAGGATGCTAATTCTAATGTCCAATACATCTTTTGTCGATTTAGTTTTGTGCAAAAATAATTTTTTTACTGAAAAAGACAAGTAAAAAATCATTTATTTTATAAAAAAGTTAAGAACGTGTTTTTTAGTTTAAAGTTTCAGTCTTAAAGTTTTAAGTTTTTGACCAGAAATTTACTTCCTTGGAATCCATTTAACTTCCTCGGCGTTCAAATCTAGAGACAACTTTCGTGCCAACACAAAAAGGTAGTCAGAAAGTCGGTTGAGGTACTTAATTGCGATATCAGCGACAGGCTCATTATGGCTTAAATGCACTGCCAAGCGTTCTGCGCGACGGCAAACACATCGGGCTATATGACAATATGACACTGTAGTATGTCCTCCAGGCAATACAAAATGAGTCATTTGTGGAAGCGCTTCTTCCATGCTGTCAATTTCATTTTCTAATAATTCGATATCACTCTCCACGATTCCTAATTTTTGTAATCGCAGTTCTCCGTTTTTCATTACCTCTTTTTCTTGTGGTGTGGCGAGAATCGCACCCACAGTAAACAAACGATCTTGAATTTCGGCTAATATTTCTTTATAATGAATGTTCATTTCTTGGTCACGAACAAGTCCTATATGAGAGTTTAATTCGTCTACAGTTCCGTAACTTTCAATTCTAATATGATCTTTTGGGACTCTAGTTCCTCCAAAGAGGGCTGTAGTTCCTTTATCACCAGTTTTAGTATATACTTTCATTTTGAGGATATTTGTTTATGCGTGGATTTGTTTCGTTTTTTGTAAAAAACAAAATTACTGTATTAATTCGAGTACTGCATTAACATATCTGGTCAATGCACCTTGAGATAAATTGAAATACAAATCAGGTTCTATACATTCTACTTCCATAAGATGCAATTCGTTTTCAATGATAATTCCGTCTACGCGAGCATACAATAAATTATTAGGAAAAGTATTTACTATTTTTTGCGCTTTTTCGATTAGCTCTTGCGATGGTTCAATCAATTTGTATTTTCCACCAAACTGAACTTGAATTCTAAAATCACCATCTACAGGTTTTTTATTAACTGCAT
The Flavobacterium sp. WC2421 genome window above contains:
- the secA gene encoding preprotein translocase subunit SecA — its product is MSFINSIIKAFVGDKSDKDVKALQPYLNKIKTFESNLISLSHDELRARTYFFKDQLKQARAGIDGKIATLKQEVEGIEDIDKKEDLYLAIDALEKEAYDLSEKTLLEILPEAFAVVKETARRFKDNSEITVTATAKDREFSGAKPYVSIVGENAVWQNKWNAAGKEITWDMIHYDVQLIGGMVLHEGKIAEMQTGEGKTLVATLPLYLNALTGNGVHLVTVNDYLAKRDSTWKAPLFEFHGMTVDCIDNHQPSTEARKKAYDADITYGTNNEFGFDYLRDNMTHSPNDLVQRKHNYAIVDEVDSVLIDDARTPLIISGPVPQGDRHEFNELKPKIENLVSLQRQLANNFLSEAKKLIKEGNTKEGGVLLLRAYRSLPKNKALIKFLSEEGIRQLLQKTENQYMQDNNREMHKIDEALYFVIEEKNNQVELTDNGIKYLSGDTDTDFFVLPDIGTEIAIIEKKKLDKDAEAEEKEKLFQDFAIKSERIHTLTQLLKAYSLFEKDVEYVIMDNKIMIVDEQTGRIMDGRRYSDGLHQAIEAKENVKIEAATQTFATVTLQNYFRMYSKLAGMTGTAVTEAGELWEIYKLDVVEIPTNRPMARLDKEDFIYKTTREKFNAVIEDVTALSQAGRPVLIGTTSVDISELLSRMLKMRGVAHNVLNAKMHKQEAQIVEEAGKPGIVTIATNMAGRGTDIKLSAEVKAAGGLAIIGTERHDSRRVDRQLRGRAGRQGDVGSSQFYVSLEDNLMRLFGSERVAKVMDRMGLEEGEVIQHSMMTKSIERAQKKVEENNFGVRKRLLEYDDVMNAQREVVYKRRRHALFGERLKLDIANMLYDTCELIIQDTKPSNDFKNFEFDLIRYFSITSPVSESDFVKLTDIELTGKVYKEALKYYNEKTDRSAREAFPIIKEVYEDKNNQFERIVVPFTDGVKSLNVVTDLKKAYETEGKQLVADFEKNITLSIVDEAWKKHLRKMDELKQSVQLAVHEQKDPLLIYKFEAFNLFNAMLNGINKEVISFLFKGDLPAQQNQQIQEAVEVRQKEDYKLSKDEIPNSEAANQEAGQTQQRQVTETIVRDMPKINRNDNVTIQNVANGQTQEMKYKKAESLIASGQWVIVNG
- a CDS encoding DUF2795 domain-containing protein, whose amino-acid sequence is MYWTLELASYLSDAPWPANKDELIDYAIRAGAPLEVVENLQSIEDEGEIYESMEEIWPDYPTDEDYLWNEDEY
- a CDS encoding TrmH family RNA methyltransferase, with product MVDIDYLNFLENILTDNRKEKFLKVLENRTNHFTIAVEDIFQMHNTSAVMRSCEVFGIQELNVIEQRYGKSIDKEIAMGAQKWVDINTYDSITDCVDTLKNKGYQIIATTPHDNDCLMDDFDITKPSALFFGTERDGLSEEILKRADGFLKIPMVGFTESLNISVSASIIIQNLTNRLRNSNIDWHLSEEEILVKRLAWAKNSIKDIKRIEARYFEENPI
- a CDS encoding cob(I)yrinic acid a,c-diamide adenosyltransferase → MKVYTKTGDKGTTALFGGTRVPKDHIRIESYGTVDELNSHIGLVRDQEMNIHYKEILAEIQDRLFTVGAILATPQEKEVMKNGELRLQKLGIVESDIELLENEIDSMEEALPQMTHFVLPGGHTTVSYCHIARCVCRRAERLAVHLSHNEPVADIAIKYLNRLSDYLFVLARKLSLDLNAEEVKWIPRK